The Eremothecium gossypii ATCC 10895 chromosome VII, complete sequence nucleotide sequence CAGAGGAGGAGAGCGAGGAGATCCCggcgccgtcgccgccgctggGCCCTAGCTGGTGATGGGACGCGGAGTCCCCGACTTCCGGGTTTATCAGCGAGTTCAGCGTCTTCTTGACCTCGTTTTTGCTCAGCATGCCGGAGTCGATCATGTCCTTGATGGAGAAGGCCGCAGGGGTGCCcgcggcagccgccgcagacCCTGCAGCGGCGTCGCTGCTATGCAGCCGGTTGATCAGCGAGGTGGGTGTGTTGGGGTTCGACGACAGACGCTCCAGCAGCATCTCCGCGTGCTTCAGCTTCAGGTGCTGGGACAGATTGTCCTTCCGTTTGTGCCGCGAGTGGCACCACGGACAGCTGTACGGCTTCATGGTGGAATGTGACAGCAGGTGCCGTTTCAGCCACGACTTGCGCTTAAAGGCCTTCTCGCAGAAGTGGCACTTGTGGATATTCTCGAACGAGTTCAGGTCCATCAGCTGGCCTGCACCCATCCCGCCCAGTCCCGCGGCGGGCGGAGGGATCGCGACCTGCTGCGCGTACTGCGTCCCGCcctgcgccgcgccctgCCCCGGCCCCTGCCCGGGCGCTACCTGCGCGTGCACCACCGAGTACTGGTACGAGTGCGGCATCCCCCACGAGTAGTAgggctgctgcgccgccacgccgccgccctgGGGCTGGCTCATCAGGTGgggcagctgctgctgcagctggtggtACACGACCTGCGAGTGCGGGTCCTCGTGGAAGTAGTACGGCGTCGTCGACGGCGTCGGGTACGTCGACATGCTCATCGGCATCGGCACCGGCACGTTGGGCACGTACTTCGCGTCGTACAGCTCCCCCCCGACGTGTCTCTGGTACTGCTGCACGTGCAGCTGGCTTGGCCCGCCCGCCGTcccgccgcccccgcccGCAGGCCCCGCTgggcccgcgcccgcgggcccgccgggccccgccgcggcctgctgctgctgctgctggctCTCGTAGTCCATGGCCTGTTCTATCTTGCTCGTGATGGCGCCTCCGCGACTGCGCTGTTCGCCGCTGCTGACGTTCTGCAAAACCTGCTTTCTGGCCGACGCACTCCCGGTTCGTCGTCCTCTGCTGCGGGCGTACGTACGTATCCTGTCTGCTCGAGAGGTGGTTCTACTGGTCAGTAGCCTACAAAAGAAAAAAACCGCACTACGAGAAAAAGAAAATACGTAAAGATTACCTTCGGTTTCGCCCGCTGCCGGCGAGATCGCAGGGGCCTTGCCGGCCAGAGCGCACGTGACCCCTGAAAGCGGCCTGCGTACCGGCCGCTCAGTGTGTATAAATAGCAGGACCGGCTGGTGGCGGCGCAAAGGCGCGACCGTTGCGGGGCAATAACAATAGAAAGGCCCGCCGTGCACCCATGCGGGCGGCACTACGGCAGGCGCATGCCGTGGGCGCTTGGCAAGACACAGGGTGGCTGTGCAAGGCTATAGGCGGCAGACCATGATAGTGAGGTCCGGatgcagcgcgcggcgcgggcggaagcccgcgcgcgcgtaTAGGGCCAGGGCCGGGCGGTTGGCGGTGAAGACGGTGAGCTCCAGGCGGGTcaggccggcggcgcgggcggtACGGGTGGCGGCGTCCAGCAGGGCCGCGGCTaggccgcggcggcggaaCGGGGCCGCGACGTGCAGCTCCAGGATGTAGAGCACGGGGTCGGCGGGGCCGGGCAGGAGCAGGGAGATGAAGCAGGCGAGGCGGCCGGCGGGGTCGCGGTAGAGGATGTGCAGGGCGGCGGGGTCGAGCAGCTCGGCGCGCTTGCAGCGGGGCCAGGCGGCGGGGTCGCGGAGGCGGGGGTAGAGCAGGCGGGCGTGGGCGCGGTAGAGGGGCGCGaggccggcggcgacgAGGGCGGTGAGGTCTGCggcgaggcggcggcgggcggcggcgggcaggcgggcgggggcggcgggGGCGCGGGCGAGGCCGTGGAGCG carries:
- the MOT3 gene encoding Mot3p (Syntenic homolog of Saccharomyces cerevisiae YMR070W (MOT3)): MDYESQQQQQQAAAGPGGPAGAGPAGPAGGGGGTAGGPSQLHVQQYQRHVGGELYDAKYVPNVPVPMPMSMSTYPTPSTTPYYFHEDPHSQVVYHQLQQQLPHLMSQPQGGGVAAQQPYYSWGMPHSYQYSVVHAQVAPGQGPGQGAAQGGTQYAQQVAIPPPAAGLGGMGAGQLMDLNSFENIHKCHFCEKAFKRKSWLKRHLLSHSTMKPYSCPWCHSRHKRKDNLSQHLKLKHAEMLLERLSSNPNTPTSLINRLHSSDAAAGSAAAAAGTPAAFSIKDMIDSGMLSKNEVKKTLNSLINPEVGDSASHHQLGPSGGDGAGISSLSSSASSASSASAATAAPISSSVSSAGHATSAGHAASAGTSSIPPPLAVSVAPAIAGSGGLASMGNLHP
- the NAT4 gene encoding N-terminal L-serine N(alpha)-acetyltransferase NatD (Syntenic homolog of Saccharomyces cerevisiae YMR069W (NAT4)), whose protein sequence is MHAHAAAHAAALAAFPPTLHGLARAPAAPARLPAAARRRLAADLTALVAAGLAPLYRAHARLLYPRLRDPAAWPRCKRAELLDPAALHILYRDPAGRLACFISLLLPGPADPVLYILELHVAAPFRRRGLAAALLDAATRTARAAGLTRLELTVFTANRPALALYARAGFRPRRALHPDLTIMVCRL